DNA sequence from the Bordetella genomosp. 9 genome:
ATTGGACGACTGCCGTATCGATGTCATGCAGGGCGAACTTCCATCCGGTGGGCAGCGCGGCCTTCAGCGTATGGCTGTCGGCCAGCCGGGTGCGCCGGTAGACGGCCGAGCAGGTGCCGGCGTCGGGCCGGCAGTCGACTTCGATCAGGAGCCAACGACCAGGATCGACGGGGACCATTGCGATGCTGTCCAGGACCTGGGCCAGCCCTGATTCGCCATCGACCCGCACGCTGCGCGACCAATTGGCGAGCGCCTGCTGCCACACCGCCTTCGCGTCGACCGCGTCCTGCATGGCATGTAGCCGTGCCTGCTCGCGGGCTGCGCGCGACTGCCACCAGGACGATGCCGCATCCCAGGCCAGATACGCCAGAAGCAGGGCCAGTGCCATCCACCAGACCGGTGGCACCATCGAGAGACGGAAGGCGGCGCGGCGCAGCGACGACTGCTGATTGGTCTGGGTTGCCAGTTGATTCAGCGCAAAGGGCTGCGCGCCGTCGGCCTCGGCGCCATGCACGACCACTTCGCCGTAACGCTGGATCAGGCTCTCAAGCTTCTCCTGGGCGGACGGCACATCGGCAAGCACCATGTCGCCGCCGGCCTGGACCACGCCATCGACTACCACCGCGATCCAGACCTCTCCGGAGGGCAGCGGGGAGTACGCAATCTGCGTCCCGTGCCGCTGGAGTTGGGCGAACGCCGCGGCGGCGGAGTACAGGCGGGAACGTGCCTTGGCGCGGCGCTCCCGGCCGCTGGCCACGAGCAAGCCCACCGCGGGGCTGCGCGGCCCGCTCTGCGTAAAGTGCGTGGCGGTCGCTTGCCGGGCCGCACGCATCGCAGCGACCGTCAGATCCTGGCCGAGGACAGTCTGCCAGGTCATGCCCAGCACCAGGGAGTTCGGCGTTCCGGGTATGGGGACGATTCGGTAGTTCTGTCGCCGCGCCACGGTCAGAATCCTTCTTCGGGAATAGCGCTCACGGCCAGCACCGTGAGCAGATCCTTCTTCTCGGCCGAGTCCGATCCGCCCAGGGCGATGGGCGTCCGGTCGTCCAGGCGGCGCCGGGTCGAATTGCCGGCCGACTGCTCGTAGCCGCCGATGACCGCCGGCAGGCCGGGTTGCAGTTCGACTTCCTGGACCACGCCCTGTCCGCCGATATCCGTCTGCTGGATAAAGGACGGATTCTCCGGCGAGCCGAACTCCTGTTTCTGCAGTCCGCCGATCAGTCGAGTGTCGTTGTACGAGATGGTCAGCAGAACGCGGCCATCGTCCTGCGCGTCGGGGACGACCGTGAGGAAGGTTCCGACAGTCTTCTCGTCCTGCGTCACGGTGACGGTCGGCGCCGACGTGTCGGACGTGCTTTGCGTCTGCTGCAGGTCTTTGACGTAGCTGAACGTCTCGCTGGTGGCATAGGTGGCGGGACGGCGGTTGCGGGCGAGGATCGGGATAGTCGTATGACGCACGACGGTCCCGATTTGGGAGAGGGCGCTCATCAGTACGCCCGTCCCCGCGAAAGGTCCGCTTCCGACGGTGGCCCCGACGCTGCCTGGCGCTTGGGCGCTGTCCAGCTGGGTGGTGACGCCGGTGGCCGTTGCCGCGTTCGCGCGGCCCAGACTGTTGTAGATCAGATGCCAGTCGATGCCTGCCTGCGAGGTGTGATCGCGCTGGACGGTGATTTCTTCGAAGACCAGCCGGACGCGTCGCGACATGATGCGGTTCTCCTGGTCTAGGAACGTGGTCATATGGTCGAGCGCATCCTTGGTATCGGTGACGACGATGCTATTGGCGGCGCCGTCGCCCGCCTTGACGACACCGGCCCGGGTCAGGAACTGGCTGACTTTGGTCAGGATGGCGTCGACAGGCTTGGCCTGACCGGTCGCGGAGAACTTGGAACGGCTTTGGGTGGCGAATTGGCCACTGGAGCTGTTCGACGAGCCGGACCCCGTGAGACCGAGTTCCAGGCTGGATTCCGAGGTCAGGCCCAGCGCACGGACGTAGAACGTGCGCGTCTGCGTCCGGTAGAAGCGGATCGCGCCGACCTTGTCGTCGTACCGCCAGTAGACCCCCAATCGCAAGGCGATGGAATCCAGTATCGAGGCAAGCGGCGCCTGGCCGGGCGGCAACGGATCCATCTTGACCCGCGCAGCGCCGGCGGGCAGAGCGGGTCCCGAGACGCGATCGCTTTCGGGGATTGCCACGAGTGCCGGTACCAGGACGTCCGTCGTCGCCGGCGCCGCGACCGACGCATTGATGGGGGGCTCGCTACCCAGGCGGGGCAAGAAATAATCGCGGGGCAACAGGGCATCGGGCGCGACCTGGGTCAGGATTCCCGTGGCGGCCTGGATCCGGTCAGCCAGCGTGGTGAGGTCGACCGCACCCCCGGAGAAGAGCAGCGTGGTGTTCACATTGGCGCGTAGCGCCGGGGGAAGCGACACGTCACGGGCAAGCGGCTGTGCCCGACCGGCGATCCACGGCAGGCCGACGACCTGACCTTTGGCGCGGTCGGTGTCTTGGGCGAGATCCTTGAATTGCTTGACGGAGTCGCGTCCGGATCCGCCCTGCGCGTCGGCGAAGTCGGCGATGTGCTGCGTGGATTGAAGCGCCGAGCAGCCTGCCAGCGCGGAGAGCGCGAGGATGCCGGCGGCATTACGTAGTGCTGTCATGAAGTGTCCTGTCCGGGCCGCGCGCTAAGGGCGGGCCGTGGGCGACCCGCTCCGGTCGCAGCTTTGGTTGAACGGAATGATCCGAAGCACCTTGTTCGCGTAGAAGCACGGGCGCACCGGCGAATCGGTCAGGGCGATCGAATTCGTCAGGGCTTGCGTGGCTTCCTCGAAGGAGGCGGCAGGGAAATCGGCCGACGCCTCGATCGGCAGGTCGAAGGAGACTTCCCACTGGTCGGGGCCGAAAGTCCAGTTGGCGTCTTTCGCCCATCGAGCCAGGGCCTGTCGGACCGTCTTGTCCTGCGGGCCGAGGTGCCAGATCCGCTTCACGACGATCGGCGTGGGCGGGGTCTTCAGCGCGTCGGCGCTGGTGGTGTCCACTGTCTGAATAGGCGCCGCTGCCACTGGCGACGCGGGCGCGGTGGTTCTTTGTCCGGTATCGGCCTTGGCCGCCGCGTTGGCGGGTTTTTCTACTGGGGTCGCAGTTGCAGGCTCTGCGGCGGACGCTGCCTTGCCGGCAACGGGCGGCGGTGGGGCAGTCTCGTGCGGCGAGGGCGTCTTCGGGCTACCGGGCGTGTGCGGCAAGTCGGGCTTCTTCGCGGGTGGCACGGGTTCGGCTTTCGCCGGTGCAACCGGGACTGGGATCGCAAGCGAGGCCGTCGATTTGGGTGCCTGGACTTCAGGCTGTGCCATGTTAGACGGGCTTGCCGAGGCAGCGGCCGGAGCCACTGGCGTTGGCGTTGGCGTCGGGGTTTTCGATGCAGGTGGCGTCGCCTTGTCCGACACCGCAACAGGTGGCGCCGACTGAGGCGACTGCGCGACGAGCGGGGCACCGTCGTACAGACGCGGATCCGCCCGATTGATCGGCACGCGCGGGGAATCGGCGGGCATCGGCGGCTTGGGCGGTGCGAAACCGCAAGCCGAGAGCAGGCAGGCCGCCGACAGGCCGGCAGCCGGGAAAAAGACTTTCATGAAATCTCCGGGTAAGTGCGGACGGCCTGCGGCCGGTCAATCCGTGGCGAGAGGGCGCTGTTCAGGCGTCCAGGGCGCATGGCCGAGGCGATCAAGCTCCTGATGGACGGCGCGCAGTTCGGCGGGAGAGGCTTGCTTGCGGGCGAGCAGTAGGAGCTCCAGCAGCAGCGGCGTCAATGCGGCGCCATCCATTTCGCTTTCGTCTTTGTCCAGCAGCGTCAAACGAAGCTGGGATATTTGCTCGCCTATATGATCTTCGGTGTCCAGCCGAAAGCGCAGGTACTCGGAAAGTCGCAGGCCGATATCCGCAGCGGCAGCGGTGTATTGCCGATACTTGTCGTCCGAAAGACGAAAGCTGATGGCGCGTTCGAGCAAGGGGCGCATGTAGTCAGCTCCGATCCACGACGATGCGACCCACCGCTTCCGCAAACGTTTGGCAGAAGACCGCACGACGGATGAGGCGCTCCTTATCCGAATCCATCCTGCCGCGGCAGTGTTCGTCAAACCGCTGATCGCGAAACTGTGCTGCTGTAATCCCGGTGGTGGTCTGTGCCCAAAGCCGCGCGGCGTGTCGCGCCGCCCGCGCGGCAGAAGGAAAGTCGAAGGGAGCGTCCGCGCAGCATCCTGCGGGACCGTCTACGTGTCGAGGATCCATGCGCTATTCCAGGGGAGAGGTAAGCCTTCCGAGATCCACAGCGCCTAGCCCGCATGGCGAGCCAGACAGGCGCTGCAAATGGCGGGGGGCTACGTCAGGGGTTCAGATATCGGCAGCGCGCGCGGCCTTGTGAGAACCGCAGGCGGCACATCGACGCTGCAAGGCTGCGACGAAAGGTCATCGCGCGAATGCTTAGATGTGGGGACGCGGGCTCAGAGCCGTGCGGCGATCTGCTCCGAGGTCTCCCTGTAGTAGACCTCTTGAAGTATGCGGACGTCCTTGTGGCCGCTTATCTTGGCCAGGGTCATGACGTCGACTTTGCGAGAAAGCCGCGTCAGCGCTTCCGCACGCGAATCGTGAAAATGCAGGTCTTCTATCAGCAATCTATCGCGTGACTTGCGAAACAGCGCATCCAGCGATGCTGACGAGATGGTGAAGCATTTATCTCGGTTCGCAACAG
Encoded proteins:
- a CDS encoding toxin co-regulated pilus biosynthesis Q family protein gives rise to the protein MKVFFPAAGLSAACLLSACGFAPPKPPMPADSPRVPINRADPRLYDGAPLVAQSPQSAPPVAVSDKATPPASKTPTPTPTPVAPAAASASPSNMAQPEVQAPKSTASLAIPVPVAPAKAEPVPPAKKPDLPHTPGSPKTPSPHETAPPPPVAGKAASAAEPATATPVEKPANAAAKADTGQRTTAPASPVAAAPIQTVDTTSADALKTPPTPIVVKRIWHLGPQDKTVRQALARWAKDANWTFGPDQWEVSFDLPIEASADFPAASFEEATQALTNSIALTDSPVRPCFYANKVLRIIPFNQSCDRSGSPTARP